The Corallococcus exiguus genome includes a window with the following:
- a CDS encoding HAD family hydrolase: MVENVIFDVDGTLIDSVDEHAEAWRRSFIEFGRDIPFAHVRSQIGKGADQLLPVFFNDEELERFGKDLEEDRSARFKREFLPKVRPFPRVKDLFQLLRKRGRKIALASSAKDDELKRYVELCGIDGLFEAKTNKDEVDKSKPHPDIFEAALVKLGKPDPATVVVVGDTPYDALAAGKLHLASVGVLCGGFRAEDLRTAGCRTLVKDPAELLRRLEEDPEIWPWDAASRDTSKDEESR; encoded by the coding sequence ATGGTCGAGAACGTCATCTTCGACGTGGATGGAACGCTGATCGATTCGGTGGACGAGCACGCCGAGGCCTGGCGCCGGTCGTTCATCGAGTTCGGGCGAGACATCCCGTTCGCTCACGTGCGCAGCCAGATTGGCAAGGGCGCGGACCAGCTGTTGCCCGTCTTCTTCAACGACGAGGAGCTGGAGCGCTTCGGCAAGGACCTGGAGGAGGACCGTTCCGCGCGCTTCAAGCGCGAGTTCCTCCCCAAGGTGCGCCCCTTCCCGCGTGTGAAGGATCTGTTCCAGCTGCTGCGCAAGCGCGGCCGCAAGATTGCCCTGGCCTCCAGCGCCAAGGACGACGAGCTCAAGCGCTACGTGGAGCTGTGCGGCATCGACGGCCTGTTCGAGGCGAAGACGAACAAGGACGAGGTCGACAAGAGCAAGCCGCACCCGGACATCTTCGAGGCGGCGCTCGTGAAGCTGGGCAAGCCGGACCCCGCCACGGTGGTGGTGGTGGGTGACACGCCCTACGACGCGCTGGCCGCGGGCAAGCTGCACCTGGCGTCCGTGGGTGTGCTGTGCGGCGGCTTCCGCGCGGAGGACCTGCGCACGGCCGGCTGCCGCACGCTGGTGAAGGACCCCGCGGAGCTGCTGCGCCGCCTGGAAGAAGACCCCGAAATCTGGCCCTGGGACGCGGCGTCGCGGGACACCTCCAAGGACGAGGAGTCGCGCTGA
- the hrcA gene encoding heat-inducible transcriptional repressor HrcA: MPDELGEREKEVLRAVVQEYITTGGPVGSQQLTRRGEFEVSSATMRNVLADLEALGFLEKPHTSAGRVPTDRGYRFYVDTLVKLRDPAPRDRELIHAGLVHESSLDEVLSEASRVLHSLTRHAGVVLTPRVDAAVFQRIEFLRLRENRVLAVLVGQNGQVHNKALTVDFPVTSDELIKASNYLSELLHQVPLEEARERIRAEMDQEQALYNALTAKALKLGAAATDLQTPERVLIEGTGSFLEQPEFADVERIRALFRALDEKHKLLHLLDRVQRTKEMHVFIGAESEFSAAGDVTVIASPYGTAEAVLGTVGVIGPTRMDYRRVIPLVNFTAQVLSSVLEKV; this comes from the coding sequence ATGCCCGACGAATTGGGTGAGCGCGAGAAGGAAGTCCTCCGAGCCGTGGTGCAGGAGTACATCACCACCGGCGGCCCGGTCGGCAGCCAGCAGCTGACTCGCAGAGGCGAGTTCGAAGTGTCTTCCGCGACCATGCGCAACGTGCTCGCCGACCTGGAGGCCCTGGGCTTCCTGGAGAAGCCCCACACGTCCGCCGGCCGCGTGCCCACCGACCGGGGCTACCGCTTCTATGTGGACACCCTGGTGAAGCTGCGCGACCCCGCCCCCCGCGACCGCGAGCTCATCCACGCCGGCCTCGTCCACGAGTCCAGCCTGGACGAGGTGCTGTCGGAGGCCAGCCGCGTGCTGCACTCGCTCACGCGCCACGCGGGCGTCGTGCTCACTCCCCGCGTCGACGCCGCCGTGTTCCAACGCATCGAGTTCCTGCGCCTGCGTGAGAACCGCGTGCTCGCCGTGCTCGTGGGCCAGAACGGCCAGGTGCACAACAAGGCCCTCACCGTGGACTTTCCGGTGACGTCCGACGAGCTCATCAAGGCCAGCAACTACCTCTCCGAGCTGCTGCACCAGGTGCCCCTGGAAGAGGCGCGCGAGCGCATCCGCGCGGAGATGGACCAGGAGCAGGCCCTCTATAACGCGCTCACCGCCAAGGCCCTCAAGCTGGGCGCCGCCGCCACCGACCTGCAGACGCCGGAGCGCGTGCTCATCGAAGGCACCGGCTCCTTCCTGGAGCAGCCGGAGTTCGCGGACGTGGAGCGCATCCGCGCGCTGTTCCGCGCCCTGGATGAGAAGCACAAGCTGCTGCACCTCTTGGACCGCGTGCAGCGCACGAAAGAGATGCACGTCTTCATCGGCGCGGAGAGCGAGTTCTCCGCCGCTGGCGACGTCACCGTCATCGCCAGCCCCTACGGCACGGCGGAGGCGGTGCTGGGCACTGTCGGCGTCATCGGGCCCACGCGCATGGACTACCGGCGCGTGATTCCCCTGGTGAACTTCACCGCCCAGGTGCTCTCCAGCGTGCTGGAGAAGGTGTAG
- the yedA gene encoding drug/metabolite exporter YedA, whose protein sequence is MTTATVTPDVAEPAPHRGRLLFSLFALYVIWGSTYLAMRFALTGFPPFRMAGMRFLLAGGVLFAGLRLRGQPGPGLRQWGAGVVTGFLLLVMGNGGIAVAQNLGVPSGVAALVVGSMPLWAAIFGAAFGQRPGRAELAGLVLGFAGVALLNLGGDMSGGGVAALAVVVAPAAWAFGSVWSRRLPMPAGLMTPATQMLSAGVMMMALSLALGERMADAVPPRAMVSFVYLVVFGSLVAFSAYGYLLKHARPALATSYAYVNPAVAVLLGVVFAGETLGPMTWGAMSAILVAVMLLARGKR, encoded by the coding sequence GTGACGACCGCGACCGTGACCCCCGACGTAGCCGAGCCCGCGCCCCACCGGGGTCGCCTGCTGTTCAGCCTTTTCGCGCTCTACGTCATCTGGGGGTCCACCTACCTGGCGATGCGGTTCGCGCTGACGGGTTTTCCGCCGTTCCGGATGGCGGGGATGCGCTTCCTCCTGGCGGGTGGGGTGTTGTTCGCGGGGTTGCGGCTGAGGGGGCAGCCGGGGCCGGGCCTGCGGCAGTGGGGGGCGGGCGTGGTGACGGGCTTCCTGCTGCTGGTGATGGGCAACGGGGGCATCGCGGTGGCGCAGAACCTGGGGGTGCCGTCCGGGGTGGCGGCGTTGGTGGTGGGGAGCATGCCGTTGTGGGCGGCCATCTTCGGGGCGGCGTTCGGGCAGAGGCCGGGCCGCGCGGAGCTGGCGGGGCTGGTGCTGGGGTTCGCGGGGGTGGCGCTGCTCAACCTGGGCGGTGACATGAGCGGCGGAGGCGTGGCGGCGCTGGCGGTGGTGGTGGCGCCGGCGGCGTGGGCCTTCGGGTCGGTGTGGAGCCGGCGGTTGCCGATGCCCGCGGGGTTGATGACGCCAGCGACACAGATGTTGAGCGCGGGCGTGATGATGATGGCGCTGAGCCTCGCGTTGGGGGAGCGGATGGCGGACGCGGTGCCCCCGCGAGCGATGGTGTCGTTCGTGTATCTGGTGGTGTTCGGTTCGCTGGTGGCGTTCAGCGCGTATGGCTATCTGCTGAAGCACGCGAGGCCGGCGCTCGCGACGAGCTATGCGTACGTGAACCCGGCGGTGGCGGTGTTGCTGGGCGTGGTGTTCGCGGGAGAGACGCTGGGCCCCATGACCTGGGGCGCGATGAGCGCCATCCTGGTCGCGGTGATGCTGCTGGCCCGCGGGAAGCGGTGA
- a CDS encoding LolA family protein, producing the protein MRALLLVPLVGLLACRSSSSGGANDAELMAQVREKLAARDAKLTAYQLEGTQTEGDTASAGFTFAYRAPQKMRGTVSAPQARQVWWDGKHLYEQVEATKQFTTFTSQVSAEKLSAFLTEIFTPFVPDGFRAPLLLRSAKARRTASLPQAKEAVELTMALEGEAGGGVEVTYVLRWPSLDFLAKKTRAPDGTRAEVRMEEEHCDTDLGLCVPRKLTRWLGDAKQGETVLSKVDLKTPLPNDAFTPAAPEGYSVQTRTLVDSEAQESGPKSPTGG; encoded by the coding sequence ATGCGCGCCCTCCTCCTCGTGCCCCTCGTGGGCCTCCTCGCGTGCCGTTCGTCCTCGTCCGGAGGCGCGAACGACGCGGAGCTGATGGCCCAGGTGCGAGAGAAGCTGGCCGCGCGCGACGCGAAGCTGACGGCCTACCAGCTGGAGGGCACCCAGACGGAAGGGGACACCGCCTCCGCGGGCTTCACCTTCGCGTACCGCGCGCCCCAGAAGATGCGCGGCACCGTGTCCGCGCCCCAGGCCCGGCAGGTGTGGTGGGACGGCAAGCACCTGTACGAGCAGGTGGAGGCGACGAAGCAGTTCACCACCTTCACGTCCCAGGTCTCCGCGGAGAAGCTGTCCGCGTTCCTCACCGAAATCTTCACCCCCTTCGTGCCGGACGGCTTCCGCGCGCCGCTGCTGCTGCGCAGCGCGAAGGCGAGGCGCACCGCGAGCCTGCCCCAGGCGAAGGAGGCCGTGGAGCTGACCATGGCGCTGGAGGGCGAGGCGGGCGGCGGCGTGGAGGTGACGTACGTGCTGCGCTGGCCCTCGCTGGACTTCCTGGCCAAGAAGACGCGCGCGCCGGACGGCACCCGGGCGGAGGTGCGGATGGAGGAGGAGCACTGCGACACGGACCTGGGCCTGTGCGTGCCCAGGAAGCTGACGCGCTGGCTGGGGGACGCGAAGCAGGGCGAGACGGTGCTGTCGAAGGTGGACCTGAAGACGCCGCTGCCCAACGACGCGTTCACCCCCGCCGCTCCGGAGGGATACAGCGTGCAGACCCGGACACTCGTGGACAGCGAAGCGCAGGAGAGTGGACCGAAGTCACCCACGGGCGGTTGA
- a CDS encoding TonB-dependent receptor: MPGPRAVARPSLSRRLAWALLLPGVATAQTVDADRVPEPEAAALVAPAEPEPQPEPPRDTRTVVTATRLPRPLRDVPATTVVIPREEMERSPTLTQDALIRTLPSAATFRRTPSLVADPTAQGLNLRGLAPSGVARGLVLLDGLPFNDPYGGWVFWRALPRLGLDRVEVVPTGGSALYGSAALGGVVQLFSRPITGPVLDVDLSAGNLGTGFAAARIADRWGRVGASLEVEGLTSNGYRIVPEGQRGRIDGDTPSNHVSAQARVEAAATDHLSLSARAGVFRETQNGGTQYTVASVDLMWFAANARLRTDAVGTFELGLHGRTQHFAQDRARVAPDRNFEIRSALQDVPADDQGGSLVWTGPELTLGGTHVFAAGVDVRRSHGRADEVLFPASYTATTLYARNTRGTQLSGGVFVQDLYTVSPALEFAGTLRWDTWRNFDGNRLESFANGTTTATDFEPRTARQLSPRIAARVRPLEWLTLRASAYRAFRAPTLNELYRPFQVGTVLTAANPDLGAERLWGTEAGVEATGPRGLTGRVTGFWNVLDAPVTNVTLATPLPDGATRQRQNLGRARVRGVELGADWRMSRQWTALAAYTFVDPVVTRAPGQPDLAGRQLPQDPRHRGSLAVTFDDPRIVSVTAQLRVFGPQYEDDLNTRGMGGAAVVDLFVSRHLFWKVDAFGAVENLFDRQYLAGRAGVDTLAPPFQARVGLRLRDVFSESSARAAPGAPDR, from the coding sequence ATGCCTGGACCTCGCGCCGTCGCTCGCCCGTCGCTCTCCCGTCGCCTCGCATGGGCGTTGCTGCTGCCCGGCGTGGCCACCGCGCAGACGGTGGACGCGGACAGGGTCCCCGAGCCGGAGGCCGCCGCGCTCGTGGCCCCCGCCGAGCCCGAGCCTCAGCCCGAGCCTCCTCGCGACACCCGCACCGTCGTCACCGCCACGCGCCTGCCGCGGCCGCTGCGCGACGTGCCCGCCACCACGGTGGTGATTCCCCGCGAGGAGATGGAACGCAGCCCCACGCTCACGCAGGACGCGCTCATCCGCACGCTGCCGTCCGCGGCCACGTTCCGCCGCACGCCGTCGCTCGTCGCGGACCCCACCGCGCAGGGGCTCAACCTGCGAGGGCTCGCGCCCTCCGGCGTGGCGCGTGGGCTGGTGCTGCTGGACGGGCTTCCCTTCAACGACCCCTACGGAGGCTGGGTCTTCTGGCGCGCCCTGCCCCGCCTGGGCCTGGACCGCGTCGAGGTCGTCCCCACCGGCGGCTCCGCGCTCTATGGCAGCGCCGCGCTGGGCGGCGTGGTGCAGCTGTTCTCCCGGCCCATTACCGGCCCGGTGCTCGACGTCGACCTGTCCGCCGGCAACCTGGGCACCGGCTTCGCCGCCGCGCGCATCGCGGACCGTTGGGGCCGCGTGGGCGCCTCGTTGGAGGTCGAGGGCCTCACCAGCAACGGCTACCGCATCGTCCCCGAAGGCCAGCGCGGCCGCATCGACGGAGACACGCCCTCCAACCACGTCAGCGCCCAGGCGCGCGTCGAAGCGGCGGCCACCGACCACCTGTCCCTCTCCGCCCGCGCGGGCGTGTTCCGCGAGACGCAGAACGGTGGCACCCAGTACACCGTCGCCAGCGTGGACCTCATGTGGTTCGCCGCGAACGCCCGCCTCCGCACGGACGCCGTCGGCACCTTCGAGCTGGGCCTCCATGGCCGCACCCAGCACTTCGCCCAGGACCGCGCGCGCGTCGCACCGGACCGCAACTTCGAGATCCGCTCCGCCCTCCAGGACGTGCCCGCGGACGACCAGGGCGGCTCGCTCGTCTGGACCGGTCCGGAGCTGACGCTGGGCGGAACCCACGTGTTCGCAGCGGGCGTGGACGTGCGCCGCTCCCACGGCAGGGCCGACGAGGTGCTCTTCCCCGCCAGCTACACCGCCACGACGCTCTATGCGCGCAACACGCGGGGCACGCAGCTGTCCGGCGGCGTCTTCGTGCAGGACCTCTACACCGTGTCCCCCGCGCTGGAGTTCGCCGGCACGCTGCGCTGGGACACGTGGCGCAACTTCGACGGCAACCGGTTGGAGAGCTTCGCGAACGGCACCACCACCGCCACCGACTTCGAGCCCCGCACCGCGCGCCAGCTCAGTCCGCGCATCGCCGCGCGCGTGCGCCCGTTGGAGTGGCTCACGCTGCGCGCCTCCGCGTACCGCGCCTTCCGCGCCCCCACCCTCAACGAGCTCTATCGCCCCTTCCAGGTGGGCACCGTCCTCACCGCCGCGAACCCGGACCTGGGCGCGGAGCGCCTCTGGGGCACCGAGGCAGGCGTGGAGGCCACCGGCCCGCGCGGACTCACCGGCCGCGTCACCGGCTTCTGGAACGTGCTGGACGCGCCCGTCACCAACGTCACCCTCGCCACGCCCCTGCCGGACGGAGCCACGCGCCAGCGACAGAACCTGGGCCGGGCCCGCGTGCGAGGCGTGGAGCTGGGCGCGGACTGGCGCATGTCCCGGCAGTGGACCGCGCTCGCCGCCTACACCTTCGTGGACCCCGTCGTCACGCGCGCCCCCGGTCAGCCCGACCTCGCGGGTCGCCAGCTTCCGCAGGACCCCCGGCATCGCGGCTCGCTCGCGGTCACCTTCGATGACCCGCGCATCGTCTCCGTCACCGCGCAGCTGCGCGTGTTCGGCCCGCAGTACGAGGACGACCTCAACACGCGCGGCATGGGCGGCGCGGCGGTGGTGGACCTGTTCGTGAGCCGCCACCTGTTCTGGAAGGTGGACGCCTTCGGCGCGGTGGAGAACCTCTTCGACCGCCAGTACCTCGCGGGCCGCGCGGGCGTGGACACGCTGGCCCCGCCCTTCCAGGCACGCGTGGGCCTGCGCCTGCGCGACGTGTTCAGCGAATCGAGCGCACGGGCGGCACCGGGCGCACCGGACCGTTGA
- a CDS encoding transcriptional regulator — protein sequence MARGSKDKYSAKQKRMAAHIEKGYEDKGVGEKTAEARAYATVNKLTGGGMKGGSGSKAKAARRRPAARKNARKAGRVGGKRRAATAKKSATSSRKKAAPTRARRTSTGRKATSRTGTAGKRSTARKSTARRGTARKSTASRSRAKRGGSRK from the coding sequence ATGGCACGAGGAAGCAAGGACAAGTACTCGGCGAAGCAGAAGCGCATGGCCGCGCACATCGAGAAGGGCTACGAGGACAAGGGCGTCGGTGAGAAGACCGCGGAGGCCCGCGCGTACGCCACCGTGAACAAGCTCACCGGTGGCGGGATGAAGGGCGGCTCCGGCAGCAAGGCGAAGGCGGCCCGTCGGCGCCCCGCGGCCCGCAAGAACGCGCGCAAGGCAGGACGCGTGGGAGGCAAGCGCCGCGCCGCCACCGCGAAGAAGAGCGCCACCTCCAGCCGCAAGAAGGCCGCGCCCACCCGGGCCCGGCGCACCAGCACCGGCCGCAAGGCCACCTCGCGCACCGGCACCGCCGGCAAGCGCTCCACGGCCCGCAAGAGCACCGCGCGCCGGGGGACGGCTCGCAAGAGCACGGCGTCCCGTTCACGCGCGAAGCGGGGCGGTTCGCGCAAATAG
- a CDS encoding ATP-dependent DNA helicase, protein MSAPATRPLSVDSLLGPGGALEEALPAYEHRPEQLQMARAVERAFSEGSYLLAEAGTGTGKTLAYLVPALLAGRKVVVSTATKTLQDQVFFKDLPLLSEKLGLRFEAAYLKGRGNYLCLHRYESFEKDPQFVSREEAKQWPLLKKWVTQTETGDRAELDLPESFAAWSRLSTTSETCLGSRCSQYDTCFVTRMRKRAEAADLLVVNHHLFFADLALRSSGKRTEGVLPFYDAVVFDEAHALEDAASGHFGCSVSNYRLEELSRDAVAALQAKDERHATLSALAQRVRSHADALFLQAPRALGMSSQESTVALRPETMGKLSGALEQVREGLAALASFAGSEREPELAAIHRRAEEMAEQLSFLEKSESADHVYWAEARGKGLFLRASPIDVAKELRDRLYGALDTVVFTSATLAADSRFDFFAKRMGMYDDEGQPVTRVRTLAVPSPFDFPRQSALYLPTHLPDPSAPGFIEAAAEEIIQLCEVTGGRAFVLFTSLRNMVRAYELTATRLPYQALLQGERPKQQLLDAFRQTPSVLFAAHSFWEGVDVPGDALSLVIIDRLPFASPGDPLVAARIRQIQARGEEPFDQYQLPQAALALRQGFGRLIRTQADRGIVAMLDRRIVTKGYGRVFLSSLPPAKRMEDTTELSRWFNGPVRPVPPVRSIR, encoded by the coding sequence ATGTCCGCGCCCGCGACCCGTCCTCTCTCTGTCGACAGCCTGCTGGGGCCTGGTGGCGCGCTGGAAGAGGCGCTGCCCGCGTACGAGCACCGCCCGGAGCAGCTCCAGATGGCGCGCGCGGTGGAGCGGGCCTTCTCCGAGGGCAGCTACCTGCTGGCGGAGGCCGGCACCGGCACGGGCAAGACGCTGGCGTACCTGGTGCCCGCGCTCCTGGCGGGGCGCAAGGTGGTGGTGTCCACGGCCACGAAGACATTGCAGGACCAGGTGTTCTTCAAGGACCTGCCGCTGCTCAGTGAGAAGCTGGGCCTGCGCTTCGAGGCGGCGTACCTCAAGGGGCGCGGCAACTACCTGTGCCTGCACCGCTACGAGTCCTTCGAAAAGGACCCGCAGTTCGTCTCGCGCGAAGAGGCGAAGCAGTGGCCGCTGCTCAAGAAGTGGGTGACGCAGACGGAGACGGGGGACCGGGCGGAGCTGGATTTGCCGGAGTCCTTCGCCGCGTGGTCCCGGCTGTCCACCACGTCGGAGACGTGCCTGGGCTCGCGCTGCTCGCAGTACGACACGTGCTTCGTCACGCGGATGCGCAAGCGCGCGGAGGCCGCGGACCTGCTGGTGGTGAACCACCACCTGTTCTTCGCGGACCTGGCGCTGCGCAGCTCCGGCAAGCGCACGGAAGGGGTGCTGCCCTTCTACGACGCGGTCGTCTTCGACGAGGCGCACGCGCTGGAGGACGCGGCCAGCGGCCACTTCGGGTGCAGCGTGTCCAACTACCGGCTGGAGGAGCTGTCGCGCGACGCGGTGGCGGCCCTGCAGGCGAAGGATGAGCGGCACGCGACGCTCTCCGCGCTGGCCCAGCGGGTGCGCTCGCACGCGGACGCGCTGTTCCTCCAGGCGCCGCGCGCGCTGGGGATGTCCAGCCAGGAGTCCACCGTGGCCTTGCGCCCGGAGACGATGGGCAAGCTGTCCGGCGCGCTGGAGCAGGTGCGGGAAGGCCTGGCCGCGCTGGCGTCCTTCGCGGGCAGCGAGCGCGAGCCGGAGCTGGCCGCCATCCACCGCCGCGCGGAGGAGATGGCGGAGCAGCTCAGCTTCCTGGAGAAGTCCGAGTCCGCGGACCACGTGTACTGGGCGGAGGCGCGCGGCAAGGGACTGTTCCTGCGCGCGAGCCCCATCGACGTGGCGAAGGAGCTGCGCGACCGGCTCTACGGCGCGCTGGACACGGTGGTGTTCACCTCCGCGACGCTCGCGGCGGACAGCCGCTTCGACTTCTTCGCCAAGCGCATGGGCATGTACGACGACGAGGGCCAGCCCGTGACGCGCGTGCGCACGCTGGCGGTGCCCAGCCCGTTCGACTTCCCGCGCCAGTCCGCGCTGTACCTGCCCACGCACCTGCCGGACCCCAGCGCCCCGGGCTTCATCGAGGCGGCGGCGGAAGAAATCATCCAGCTGTGCGAAGTGACGGGCGGGCGCGCGTTCGTGCTCTTCACGTCGCTGCGCAACATGGTGCGCGCGTACGAGCTGACGGCGACGCGGCTGCCCTATCAGGCATTGCTCCAGGGGGAGCGGCCCAAGCAGCAGCTGCTGGATGCGTTCCGCCAGACGCCCAGCGTGCTCTTCGCCGCGCACAGCTTCTGGGAGGGCGTGGACGTGCCTGGGGACGCGCTGAGCCTGGTCATCATCGACCGGCTCCCGTTCGCGTCTCCCGGCGACCCGCTGGTGGCCGCGCGCATCCGTCAGATTCAGGCGCGCGGTGAAGAGCCGTTCGACCAGTACCAGCTGCCGCAGGCGGCGCTGGCGCTGCGGCAGGGCTTCGGGCGGCTCATCCGCACGCAGGCGGACCGGGGCATTGTCGCGATGCTGGACCGCCGCATCGTGACCAAGGGCTACGGCCGCGTGTTCCTCTCCAGCCTGCCGCCCGCGAAGCGGATGGAGGACACGACGGAATTGAGCCGCTGGTTCAACGGTCCGGTGCGCCCGGTGCCGCCCGTGCGCTCGATTCGCTGA
- a CDS encoding site-2 protease family protein has product MHPVSVPRPAPARVWLHLLLFVVTLGTTFLAYLLLFGRSFPFSGDGLLAEDRTQALFFSGSLLAILGSHEMGHYVLARWHRVDTSLPYFIPLPVPGSLGTLGAVIRLRGRIPTRNALVDIGAAGPLAGLVVALPLLYWGLLHSTVVDSPPVPSSFPGESSLWVLGQDLLRWVMEKLTQAPPAMEPVYTSHQTHFGDNLLMKALTWLALGPLPEGKDVVVHPVVMAAWFGLLVTLLNLLPVGQLDGGHLTFAALGPRARLVGQGVAVVLLFLTVFVTASWGLWLVVASKVVGFGHPEVLRPEEPLSASRKVICALCLLALVGCAMPIPLREVWS; this is encoded by the coding sequence ATGCACCCGGTTTCCGTTCCACGTCCCGCCCCGGCCCGCGTCTGGCTGCACCTGCTGCTCTTCGTGGTGACGCTGGGGACGACGTTCCTCGCGTACCTGCTGCTCTTTGGCCGCTCGTTCCCGTTCAGTGGGGACGGGCTGCTCGCGGAGGACCGGACCCAGGCGCTGTTCTTCAGCGGGTCGCTGCTGGCCATCCTGGGCTCGCACGAGATGGGGCACTACGTGCTCGCGCGGTGGCACCGGGTGGACACGTCGTTGCCGTACTTCATCCCGCTGCCGGTGCCGGGGAGCCTGGGCACGCTGGGCGCGGTCATCCGGCTGCGCGGGCGCATCCCCACTCGCAACGCGCTGGTGGACATTGGCGCCGCGGGGCCGCTGGCGGGCCTGGTGGTGGCGCTGCCGCTGCTCTACTGGGGGCTGTTGCACTCCACGGTGGTGGACTCGCCGCCGGTGCCGTCCTCGTTCCCCGGCGAGTCGTCGCTGTGGGTGCTGGGGCAGGACCTGCTGCGTTGGGTGATGGAGAAGCTGACGCAGGCGCCGCCCGCGATGGAGCCCGTCTACACGAGCCACCAGACGCACTTTGGCGACAACCTCCTCATGAAGGCGCTGACGTGGCTGGCGCTGGGCCCGCTGCCGGAGGGCAAGGACGTGGTGGTGCACCCGGTGGTGATGGCGGCGTGGTTCGGCCTGCTGGTGACGCTGCTCAACCTGCTGCCGGTGGGGCAGCTGGACGGCGGGCACCTGACGTTCGCGGCGCTGGGGCCCCGGGCCCGTCTGGTGGGCCAGGGCGTGGCGGTGGTGCTGCTCTTCCTCACCGTGTTCGTCACCGCGTCATGGGGCCTGTGGCTGGTGGTGGCGAGCAAGGTCGTGGGCTTCGGCCACCCGGAGGTGTTGCGGCCGGAGGAGCCCCTGAGCGCTTCACGCAAGGTCATCTGCGCGCTGTGCCTGTTGGCGCTGGTAGGGTGCGCGATGCCCATCCCGCTGCGAGAGGTGTGGTCATGA
- a CDS encoding lipid kinase: protein MRSLEALHSKPRFPLEPALNAPPRLRHLDEGPAVLVVNTRSRSGRDAFETARALLAEHGIPLMAAHALTRPKRLRKVVEEAIAQGARRILVGGGDGTISCAAQALMGRDVTLGVVPLGTGNDFARSLGIPDTLEAACDVIAGGYTARVDVGLINGRPFLNAASLGLTTAIAKRLTQELKQRAGKLAYPMAAAAEMRTLQPFHVRLQADGRTLEVDALQLVVGNGRYHGAGNMVAPDATLDDRRFHVYAIAAPSMADGGERTGLGHLQDVATLARVALGMRSGGHLEHESVVHLHTSRLVVETEPPMEVNADGENVGMTPMRFEVAPAALRVYAPAPQ, encoded by the coding sequence GTGCGCAGCTTGGAGGCGCTGCATTCAAAGCCGAGGTTTCCCCTGGAACCCGCACTCAACGCGCCTCCGCGCCTTCGTCACCTGGACGAGGGGCCCGCGGTCCTGGTGGTGAATACGCGCTCGCGCTCGGGGCGTGACGCCTTCGAGACCGCCCGCGCGCTGCTGGCCGAACACGGCATCCCGCTCATGGCCGCGCACGCACTGACGCGGCCCAAGCGCCTGCGCAAGGTGGTGGAGGAGGCCATCGCCCAGGGGGCCCGCCGAATCCTCGTGGGAGGAGGCGACGGCACCATCAGCTGCGCGGCGCAGGCCCTGATGGGGCGCGACGTGACGCTGGGCGTGGTGCCGCTGGGCACCGGCAACGACTTCGCCCGCTCGCTGGGCATCCCGGACACGCTGGAGGCCGCGTGTGACGTCATCGCCGGTGGCTACACGGCGCGCGTGGACGTGGGGCTCATCAACGGGCGGCCCTTCCTCAACGCCGCCAGCCTGGGGCTCACCACCGCCATCGCGAAGCGGCTCACGCAGGAGTTGAAGCAGCGCGCCGGCAAGCTGGCCTATCCCATGGCCGCCGCCGCGGAGATGCGCACGCTGCAGCCCTTCCACGTCCGGCTCCAGGCGGATGGCCGGACGCTGGAGGTGGACGCGCTCCAACTGGTGGTGGGCAACGGCCGCTACCACGGCGCGGGCAACATGGTGGCGCCGGACGCGACGCTGGACGACCGCCGCTTCCACGTCTACGCCATCGCCGCGCCCTCCATGGCGGACGGCGGGGAGCGCACGGGGCTGGGCCACCTGCAGGACGTGGCCACGCTGGCGCGCGTGGCGCTGGGCATGAGGAGCGGCGGGCACCTGGAGCACGAGTCCGTCGTGCACCTGCACACCTCGCGGCTCGTCGTGGAGACGGAGCCGCCCATGGAGGTGAACGCGGACGGAGAGAACGTGGGCATGACGCCCATGCGCTTCGAGGTCGCCCCCGCGGCGCTGCGCGTCTACGCGCCCGCGCCGCAGTAG